In the genome of Hymenobacter cellulosivorans, one region contains:
- a CDS encoding glycosyltransferase — protein sequence MSSSQPAPSGVTLLICTHNGAARVGEVLRYVAAQQVAAGVAWEVLLISNASKDDTLEVATRLGKQLLPAGVPYRVLDEPRPGKEHALVRGFTEARYEAVAIVDDDNLLAPDYTQVAFDVMSAHPEIGVLGAHATGGFEVEPPAWFKQVQAVYAIGPQNGGVSGPYPDKEGFVYGAGSVVRRSGWLKLQEHGFHFLTQVQRGKVLAGGEDIELGEALRLAGYKLWYDERLRFQHFMYRSRLTWDYLLRIGPGAPSALLISTVYYFVARHPNLTESAFSRLYAKRLVWLMTELAKRAGAVASVWRRPPGEGEMANFEALRLLHNFQVSLTNRGEARRLFCEVRALQQRLAESK from the coding sequence ATGTCTTCATCCCAACCTGCCCCGTCAGGGGTTACGCTACTGATCTGTACGCACAACGGGGCTGCCCGAGTGGGCGAAGTACTACGATATGTAGCCGCGCAGCAGGTAGCAGCCGGTGTGGCCTGGGAGGTGCTGCTAATCAGCAATGCCTCCAAAGATGATACCTTGGAAGTAGCCACCCGCCTAGGGAAACAGCTGCTGCCCGCCGGTGTGCCTTACCGGGTGCTGGATGAGCCGCGGCCGGGAAAGGAACATGCATTGGTGCGGGGCTTTACCGAAGCTCGGTACGAAGCAGTGGCCATTGTGGATGACGACAACCTGCTGGCTCCTGACTATACGCAGGTTGCTTTCGACGTAATGAGTGCTCATCCCGAAATCGGGGTGCTGGGCGCTCACGCTACAGGCGGCTTCGAAGTGGAGCCGCCGGCCTGGTTTAAGCAGGTGCAGGCCGTATACGCCATTGGCCCACAGAATGGGGGCGTGAGCGGACCGTATCCCGACAAGGAAGGCTTTGTGTACGGCGCGGGCTCAGTGGTGCGCCGCTCGGGCTGGCTGAAGCTGCAAGAGCATGGCTTCCACTTCCTGACCCAGGTGCAGCGCGGTAAAGTGCTGGCCGGCGGCGAAGATATTGAGCTAGGTGAAGCTCTGCGCCTGGCTGGCTACAAGCTGTGGTACGACGAGCGGCTGCGGTTTCAGCACTTCATGTACCGCAGCCGCCTAACCTGGGACTATCTGCTGCGTATCGGTCCGGGTGCGCCGTCGGCCCTGCTCATCAGTACGGTGTATTACTTTGTGGCCCGTCACCCCAATCTAACCGAATCAGCCTTCAGCCGGCTCTACGCCAAGCGCCTGGTATGGCTGATGACCGAACTGGCCAAGCGGGCCGGGGCGGTGGCCTCGGTGTGGCGCCGCCCGCCCGGGGAAGGTGAAATGGCTAACTTTGAGGCCCTGCGCTTACTACACAACTTTCAGGTTTCGCTCACTAACAGGGGAGAGGCCCGGCGGCTTTTCTGCGAAGTCCGGGCCCTGCAGCAGCGCCTGGCCGAATCCAAGTAA
- a CDS encoding NeuD/PglB/VioB family sugar acetyltransferase, with translation MLIIGARGHAIELLHAFENVWQPDTVAFYDDVTPNMPDKVFDSYPLLKSPREAADWLAMDCRFVLGVGGVKVRQMLARKFEALGGELTSALAATAMISRYASSLGPGLNVMQQALISPNAQVGEGTLLNTACSIHHDVVVGAFCEIAPGARLLGNVQVGDLCFVGANATVLPRVRLGNHVVVGAGAVVNQDVPDHTTVVGVPARPLASKR, from the coding sequence ATGCTAATAATAGGAGCGCGGGGGCACGCCATAGAACTCCTGCACGCCTTCGAAAACGTGTGGCAGCCGGATACGGTAGCTTTCTACGACGATGTGACGCCCAACATGCCGGATAAGGTATTTGACTCTTATCCGCTGCTGAAAAGCCCCCGAGAGGCCGCCGACTGGCTGGCCATGGACTGCCGCTTTGTGCTCGGTGTGGGGGGCGTCAAGGTCCGGCAGATGCTGGCTCGTAAGTTTGAGGCCCTGGGTGGGGAACTGACTTCGGCCCTAGCGGCTACGGCAATGATTAGCCGGTATGCTTCCTCCTTAGGGCCGGGGCTGAATGTAATGCAGCAGGCGCTGATTTCGCCCAATGCCCAAGTAGGGGAGGGTACGCTGCTCAACACAGCGTGCAGTATTCACCACGATGTGGTCGTTGGGGCCTTCTGTGAAATTGCGCCCGGTGCCCGCCTGCTTGGTAACGTCCAGGTGGGCGACCTGTGCTTTGTAGGAGCCAACGCAACGGTGCTGCCGCGCGTACGGCTCGGCAACCACGTGGTGGTCGGGGCCGGAGCAGTCGTCAACCAGGATGTGCCCGACCATACCACGGTCGTAGGTGTACCGGCCCGGCCACTTGCTTCTAAGCGCTGA
- a CDS encoding GNAT family N-acetyltransferase — MNTTVTMNPALEILPWDTDFLGFPVAQLCPVASSLGSITEALEQARRQNIRLLYWFVDPSDAEAVVTAQGLGARLVDRKVTYSMPVATGAEPWAEGIEPISEVTPQLRSLALQSGYYSRFRTDPGFAPKVYKQLYTRWIESSVAGSMAREVLVYRPAPATREVGLLTLGVHNGCARIGLLSVEEMARGQAIGTKLIMAAQHRAAEWGLSTIQVVTQQENTKACRFYERCGFRPEQVQHIYHIWME, encoded by the coding sequence ATGAACACTACCGTAACAATGAACCCCGCTCTGGAAATCTTGCCCTGGGATACCGATTTCCTGGGCTTTCCCGTGGCTCAGCTTTGTCCGGTGGCTTCGTCGCTCGGCAGCATAACAGAGGCACTTGAGCAGGCCCGTCGCCAGAATATCCGGCTGCTGTACTGGTTTGTAGATCCTTCCGATGCCGAGGCGGTTGTGACGGCTCAGGGGCTGGGGGCCCGGCTCGTCGACCGCAAAGTGACGTACTCCATGCCCGTGGCAACCGGGGCCGAACCCTGGGCCGAAGGTATAGAGCCGATTAGCGAAGTTACCCCGCAGCTCCGCTCATTGGCTTTGCAAAGTGGTTATTACTCCCGCTTTCGCACCGACCCAGGGTTTGCCCCCAAGGTATACAAACAGCTCTACACACGCTGGATTGAAAGCTCCGTAGCCGGTAGTATGGCCCGGGAAGTGCTGGTGTACCGCCCTGCGCCCGCCACCCGTGAAGTGGGCCTGCTCACCCTGGGGGTACACAACGGTTGCGCTAGGATCGGACTGCTGTCGGTTGAGGAAATGGCGCGCGGTCAGGCAATCGGTACGAAGTTGATTATGGCCGCCCAGCACCGCGCCGCTGAGTGGGGCCTGTCAACAATTCAAGTGGTTACCCAGCAGGAAAACACGAAAGCCTGCCGCTTTTATGAGCGGTGTGGATTTCGGCCGGAGCAGGTTCAACATATTTACCATATATGGATGGAGTGA
- a CDS encoding glycosyltransferase family 39 protein produces the protein MPLLVLGGLVLRLLFLWVGADIYYQGRSPYVNNDSYSFTQSFYNLVEHGIYTFNPKNPEAAFGRLPGYPFFWGAHWLLFDEQYVNQAVAYTQALLDTAAIYLVYATARAFTRDIRAAWMAGLLYAGYPFIIVWLTMTGSEALGTFLTIVLFWWLATRPVTKATAVGAGLLIGVAFMVREYLGILLLGTVFWVYLAKGEAGSLFG, from the coding sequence GTGCCGCTGCTCGTGTTGGGAGGGCTCGTCCTGCGGCTGTTGTTTTTGTGGGTTGGCGCCGATATCTATTACCAGGGTCGAAGCCCGTACGTTAACAACGACTCGTATTCGTTTACCCAGAGCTTCTACAATTTAGTGGAGCACGGGATTTACACCTTCAACCCCAAGAACCCGGAAGCTGCGTTTGGCCGCTTACCGGGCTACCCCTTTTTCTGGGGTGCGCATTGGCTGTTATTTGATGAGCAGTACGTCAATCAGGCAGTGGCCTACACCCAGGCTCTGCTCGATACGGCCGCCATTTACCTGGTGTATGCCACGGCCCGGGCCTTCACGCGCGACATTCGGGCGGCGTGGATGGCGGGCCTGCTCTACGCCGGCTATCCGTTTATTATCGTGTGGCTGACCATGACGGGGTCGGAGGCTCTGGGTACATTTCTAACCATCGTACTCTTCTGGTGGCTGGCTACGCGGCCCGTCACTAAGGCTACTGCGGTAGGAGCGGGTCTGCTTATTGGGGTAGCTTTTATGGTCCGCGAATACCTGGGGATTCTGCTGCTGGGCACTGTTTTCTGGGTATACCTAGCCAAGGGGGAAGCTGGCAGTTTGTTCGGTTGA
- a CDS encoding glycosyltransferase family 2 protein, translating into MSPRVSILVPVYNVEAYIQETLRSLLNQTYQDFEIVVVNDRSTDRTAERIAELSDPRIRLYTNEVNLGRAGTDNYGMTLVQGELVAKMDGDDLCHPERLARQVAFLDAHPEVDIVGSWVQCFGAGQMLFEYPAQPADTRAMMVFNMTIGNPSVMLRTSLWREKGLRYDDQLRQTEDYDFFGRYLPQLTIANLPEALVQYRVLAHSVRPAVYEERLKVANQIRERLLGTFGVPYSARELHLHNTISHHPFHLGDITLAEVHDWLWKIYVSNEQSHFADSAAMLRAVAERWFLTCYLNPDRSHNSWREYYRQPLAKHYKPAPRLFAKFAVKNFVLRHLKRR; encoded by the coding sequence ATGTCGCCCCGCGTTTCGATCCTGGTGCCGGTATATAATGTTGAAGCCTACATTCAGGAAACTCTGCGCAGTCTGCTCAACCAGACCTACCAGGACTTCGAAATTGTGGTGGTCAATGACCGGTCGACGGACCGCACGGCCGAGCGGATTGCTGAGCTAAGTGACCCGCGTATTCGGCTGTATACCAATGAGGTAAACCTGGGCCGCGCCGGCACCGACAACTACGGCATGACCCTGGTGCAGGGCGAGCTGGTGGCCAAGATGGACGGCGACGACCTGTGCCACCCCGAGCGCCTGGCCCGGCAGGTAGCTTTCCTGGATGCGCATCCCGAAGTCGACATCGTCGGCAGCTGGGTGCAGTGCTTCGGGGCGGGCCAAATGCTGTTCGAGTACCCGGCCCAGCCCGCCGATACCCGGGCCATGATGGTCTTCAACATGACCATCGGCAACCCCTCGGTGATGCTGCGCACGAGCCTGTGGCGCGAAAAAGGCCTGCGCTACGACGACCAGCTGCGCCAGACCGAGGACTATGACTTCTTCGGCCGCTATCTGCCCCAGCTCACCATCGCCAACCTGCCCGAGGCCCTGGTGCAGTACCGGGTGCTGGCCCATAGCGTGCGGCCGGCCGTGTACGAGGAGCGGTTGAAGGTAGCCAACCAGATCCGGGAGCGGCTGCTGGGCACGTTTGGTGTGCCGTATTCCGCGCGGGAGCTGCACTTGCACAACACCATTTCCCACCACCCGTTTCACCTCGGCGACATCACGCTGGCTGAAGTACACGACTGGCTCTGGAAAATCTATGTCAGCAACGAACAGAGCCACTTTGCCGACTCGGCAGCCATGCTGCGGGCCGTGGCGGAGCGGTGGTTTCTGACCTGCTACCTCAACCCCGACCGGAGCCACAATTCCTGGCGCGAGTACTACCGCCAGCCCCTGGCCAAACACTACAAGCCCGCCCCCCGCTTATTTGCTAAATTTGCGGTCAAAAATTTCGTGCTGCGCCACCTCAAGCGCCGCTAG
- a CDS encoding 2OG-Fe(II) oxygenase: MSQELIDFEKLQAHVNELKQQWNDPKKPFHYLVYDGFFRPEAAEQILAAYPDVTTGNWDGTTYINQKNKFALTKFGADYPLLQQVFDEFNGEKFLHVVEDITGIPELMGDDELFGGGLHQSVTGAFLDVHVDFNYHQTTKYHRRMNAIVYMNKDWKDEYNGHLELWDMKKKKQLENVAPVFNRCVIFETNEVSFHGHPKPLAAPGGITRKSLAVYYYTKTRPANEIAGEHNTVYVNTEGTGGLFKNLKSGLKAAVERVKK, from the coding sequence ATGAGCCAGGAACTAATCGATTTTGAGAAGCTGCAAGCCCACGTTAACGAGCTGAAGCAGCAATGGAACGACCCCAAAAAACCGTTTCACTACCTCGTGTACGACGGCTTTTTCCGGCCTGAAGCTGCCGAGCAAATTCTGGCTGCTTACCCCGATGTGACGACCGGCAACTGGGACGGCACCACCTACATCAATCAGAAAAATAAGTTTGCCCTCACCAAATTCGGCGCCGACTATCCCCTGCTGCAGCAGGTGTTCGACGAGTTCAACGGGGAGAAATTCCTGCACGTGGTAGAAGACATCACCGGCATTCCCGAGCTGATGGGCGATGATGAGCTGTTCGGTGGCGGCCTGCACCAGTCCGTAACGGGCGCTTTCCTGGACGTACACGTTGACTTCAACTACCACCAGACTACCAAGTACCACCGGCGCATGAACGCCATTGTGTACATGAACAAGGACTGGAAGGACGAGTACAACGGCCATCTGGAACTGTGGGACATGAAAAAGAAAAAGCAGCTGGAAAACGTAGCTCCCGTTTTCAACCGTTGCGTGATTTTCGAAACCAACGAGGTTTCCTTCCACGGTCATCCCAAGCCTCTGGCGGCTCCCGGGGGTATTACCCGTAAGTCGCTGGCGGTGTACTACTACACCAAAACTCGCCCGGCCAACGAAATTGCCGGTGAGCACAACACGGTGTATGTAAACACGGAAGGAACCGGCGGTTTGTTTAAGAACCTGAAGTCGGGTCTTAAGGCCGCTGTTGAACGAGTAAAGAAATAA
- a CDS encoding glycosyltransferase, whose protein sequence is MLPFMQHAGRQQPDIRLHLITYEQEEYALNEEQAAQMRAYLAADNIEWHPLQWHSGRFKLLKKAYDLLSGFFLVLKLRISPGARSIGALGTIAGAFAFVMAKLLGLRYYGFQYEPHSEFMRDCHVWPETSLAYRGLHYMERVSGMQADILSTGTVHMVNRMKEWGTKAEVYKLPSCVDETKIFFRPEGRTRVRAKYNIPADKQVILYLGKFGGIYYDREIAVLFRVFHQQNPDLYFLIVSPDAPAHIAGLMQAEGLPETCYTITRSPYEQVQDYISAADFGVVAVPSLPSQKFRSPIKVGEYLCCGLPYLVCAGVSEDDLVAEKYDVGVVVNGFTEAEAMRVYPRVQQLLTMEKTALRAKCRAAGIAYRGLSQYLSTADHIFAQL, encoded by the coding sequence ATGCTGCCCTTCATGCAGCACGCAGGCCGCCAGCAGCCCGATATCCGGCTGCATCTGATTACCTACGAGCAGGAAGAATACGCTCTAAACGAAGAGCAGGCCGCGCAGATGCGCGCTTATCTGGCCGCCGATAACATCGAGTGGCACCCGTTGCAGTGGCATTCGGGCCGCTTCAAGCTGCTCAAAAAGGCATATGATTTGCTCAGCGGCTTCTTTCTGGTACTCAAGCTGCGTATCAGTCCCGGAGCCCGCAGCATTGGGGCCCTGGGCACTATTGCCGGTGCCTTTGCCTTCGTGATGGCCAAGCTGCTGGGGCTGCGGTATTATGGCTTCCAGTACGAGCCCCACAGCGAGTTTATGCGCGACTGCCACGTGTGGCCCGAAACCAGCCTGGCTTATCGTGGCCTCCACTACATGGAGCGCGTATCGGGTATGCAGGCCGATATTCTTTCCACGGGCACCGTGCACATGGTGAACCGGATGAAAGAATGGGGCACCAAGGCCGAAGTATACAAGCTGCCCAGCTGCGTCGACGAAACCAAGATTTTCTTCCGCCCTGAAGGCCGGACGCGGGTGCGGGCTAAATACAATATTCCCGCCGACAAGCAGGTGATTCTGTACCTGGGCAAATTCGGCGGCATTTACTACGACCGAGAAATTGCAGTGCTGTTCCGCGTATTCCACCAGCAGAACCCGGACCTGTATTTTCTCATCGTCTCGCCCGATGCCCCAGCCCACATTGCCGGACTGATGCAGGCCGAAGGGCTGCCCGAAACGTGCTACACCATCACCCGCAGTCCCTACGAGCAGGTACAGGACTACATTTCTGCCGCCGACTTTGGCGTGGTAGCCGTGCCTTCCCTACCGTCGCAAAAATTCCGCTCTCCTATTAAAGTGGGGGAGTACCTCTGCTGCGGATTGCCGTACCTGGTGTGCGCCGGTGTGTCGGAAGACGACTTGGTGGCCGAGAAGTACGACGTGGGCGTTGTCGTCAATGGCTTCACCGAAGCTGAGGCCATGCGGGTATACCCCCGGGTTCAGCAACTGCTTACTATGGAAAAAACGGCGTTGCGCGCCAAGTGCCGGGCGGCGGGCATTGCCTACCGCGGCCTGAGCCAGTATCTGTCTACGGCCGACCATATCTTTGCGCAGCTCTAG
- a CDS encoding glycosyltransferase produces the protein MSPSSARKNILLLIPQLTYGGAERVFHDHGQELARQHRVIECVFDSGTEVAFPTQNQLVALDVPAGAGIVGKLSTFIKRVQRVKALKREHNIDVCISHLEGADYLNLLSKGPEQVLLCIHNSKRHDPNIRGALGWLRRRVLMPLLYRSADRIVPVSRDLRQELIDMFALPPQKVVTINNFFDVEGIRRRSQEPLPAATQALFANHPILITAGRLAREKNQKALIDVLHALRAQGQTAPKLALLGDGPLRADVIGRCQELGLRSWQVWDEQPLTQDFDVYFFGFQANPFQYIARASVSLLCSATEGFPMALCEAMACGVPVVSTDCPTGPREILAPQTPATQYAAAPETAEFGVLMPLLAEGTLSTVAPVWAATLSTMLADSAQRTYYAAQAYARVQDFAPHKIMQQWESLLNESPQ, from the coding sequence ATGAGTCCTTCGTCTGCGCGCAAAAACATCCTGTTGCTTATTCCCCAGCTCACCTACGGCGGTGCCGAGCGGGTTTTCCACGACCACGGGCAGGAGCTAGCCCGGCAGCATCGGGTAATCGAGTGCGTGTTCGACAGCGGTACAGAAGTCGCCTTTCCTACCCAAAACCAGCTGGTTGCGCTGGATGTGCCTGCCGGTGCCGGCATTGTAGGCAAGCTAAGCACATTTATCAAGCGCGTGCAGCGGGTGAAAGCCCTGAAGCGGGAGCATAATATCGATGTCTGCATCAGCCATCTGGAGGGCGCCGATTACCTGAATCTGCTCAGCAAAGGCCCCGAGCAGGTGCTCTTGTGCATTCATAATTCCAAGCGCCACGACCCCAACATTCGGGGGGCTCTGGGCTGGCTCCGCCGCCGGGTGCTGATGCCCTTGCTCTACCGCTCCGCCGACCGGATTGTGCCCGTGAGCCGGGACCTGCGCCAGGAGCTGATTGATATGTTTGCCCTGCCGCCCCAGAAGGTGGTTACCATCAACAACTTCTTCGACGTGGAAGGCATCCGGCGCCGTAGTCAGGAGCCGTTGCCGGCCGCTACGCAGGCGCTGTTTGCCAACCATCCCATCCTGATTACGGCCGGCCGCCTGGCCCGGGAAAAGAATCAGAAAGCCCTGATTGACGTGCTGCACGCCCTGCGCGCCCAGGGTCAGACTGCACCCAAGCTGGCTTTGCTCGGCGACGGTCCGCTGCGGGCCGACGTTATTGGGCGCTGCCAGGAGCTCGGCTTGCGCAGCTGGCAGGTGTGGGACGAGCAGCCCCTGACGCAAGACTTCGACGTGTACTTCTTCGGCTTTCAGGCCAACCCTTTCCAGTACATTGCCCGCGCCAGCGTGTCGCTCTTGTGCTCGGCTACCGAAGGCTTCCCCATGGCCTTGTGCGAGGCCATGGCCTGCGGCGTACCGGTAGTTTCCACTGATTGTCCCACCGGCCCCCGCGAAATTCTGGCTCCCCAAACGCCGGCCACTCAGTATGCTGCTGCGCCCGAAACGGCCGAGTTTGGCGTGCTAATGCCCCTGCTGGCCGAAGGTACACTGAGCACGGTAGCGCCCGTATGGGCAGCTACTCTGAGCACTATGTTGGCCGATTCTGCGCAACGCACGTACTATGCCGCGCAAGCGTATGCCCGGGTCCAGGATTTTGCTCCCCATAAAATCATGCAGCAATGGGAATCCTTGCTTAACGAATCACCCCAGTAA
- a CDS encoding glycosyltransferase family 2 protein, whose translation MAATPFVSVMVVIYNHDQYVEQALDRILAQRVNSPWEVVVADDCSIDGTAAILARYQQRYPDIVRVLPVELGVSRNFERAMQACLGKFVAIVEGDDYWTSPDKLQLQAEFMQSHPDFSMCFHNAEVIGNV comes from the coding sequence ATGGCTGCTACTCCTTTCGTCAGTGTCATGGTTGTAATCTATAACCATGACCAGTATGTAGAGCAGGCATTGGATAGGATTCTGGCGCAACGTGTCAATTCTCCCTGGGAAGTGGTGGTAGCCGATGATTGTTCGATAGATGGTACAGCCGCAATTTTGGCTCGTTATCAACAACGCTACCCCGACATCGTACGGGTGCTGCCTGTCGAACTGGGGGTATCCCGCAACTTTGAGCGGGCTATGCAAGCTTGCCTGGGTAAGTTTGTGGCCATAGTGGAAGGCGACGATTATTGGACCAGCCCGGACAAGCTTCAACTGCAGGCAGAGTTTATGCAGAGTCATCCTGATTTCAGTATGTGCTTTCACAATGCTGAGGTAATAGGTAATGTATGA
- the rffA gene encoding dTDP-4-amino-4,6-dideoxygalactose transaminase produces the protein MNPAYIPFNKPYLSGNELRYIEEAVRSGKISGDGIFTKRCHNFFEQELGFKKVLLTTSCTDALEMAALLIDIQPGDEVIVPAYTFVSTANAFVLRGATIVFADSSALSPNLDPDQLEALITPRTKAIVPVHYAGVACNMDPIMALARRHNLFVVEDAAQAIDSYYKGRKLGSIGHLAAFSFHETKNIISGEGGMLAVNDLQFAERAEILWEKGTNRSSFFRGEVDKYSWVDYGSSFLPSDMIAAFLWAQLENIGDIQQRRKHIWHRYYEALSPLQAMGVQLPVIPDYATNNGHMFHLVCRSLAERTALIERLKAENVHPVFHYLSLHASPFYAAKHDGRVLPHADHYSDCLVRLPFYYELTDANQEFINQLILDFYQG, from the coding sequence ATGAACCCCGCCTATATTCCATTCAATAAGCCCTACCTATCCGGTAACGAATTGCGCTACATAGAGGAGGCAGTTCGTTCAGGTAAGATATCCGGTGATGGAATATTCACAAAGCGTTGTCACAACTTCTTCGAGCAGGAGCTGGGCTTTAAAAAAGTGCTGCTGACTACCTCCTGCACGGACGCGCTGGAGATGGCCGCCCTGCTGATTGATATTCAGCCCGGGGACGAGGTAATCGTGCCCGCTTACACGTTTGTTTCAACGGCCAACGCCTTCGTGTTGCGGGGCGCTACCATTGTCTTTGCGGATAGTTCCGCCCTAAGTCCTAATCTGGACCCTGACCAGCTGGAGGCGCTGATTACCCCACGTACCAAAGCCATTGTGCCGGTGCACTATGCCGGGGTTGCCTGCAACATGGACCCGATCATGGCCCTTGCGCGCCGCCATAACCTGTTTGTGGTGGAAGATGCCGCCCAAGCCATCGACAGCTACTACAAAGGGCGGAAACTGGGCTCCATTGGTCATTTGGCGGCTTTTTCTTTCCACGAAACCAAGAATATTATTTCCGGGGAAGGAGGAATGCTGGCTGTCAATGACCTGCAGTTTGCCGAGCGGGCCGAAATTTTGTGGGAGAAAGGCACCAACCGGTCGTCTTTCTTCCGCGGCGAAGTGGATAAGTACAGCTGGGTTGATTATGGTTCATCCTTCTTGCCTTCCGACATGATTGCGGCCTTTCTCTGGGCCCAGCTCGAAAACATCGGTGATATTCAGCAGCGGCGCAAGCATATCTGGCACCGGTATTACGAGGCCTTAAGTCCTCTGCAGGCAATGGGCGTGCAGCTGCCCGTAATTCCTGACTACGCCACCAACAACGGGCACATGTTTCATCTTGTGTGCCGGAGCCTAGCCGAGCGCACTGCGCTGATTGAGCGGTTGAAGGCGGAAAACGTACATCCCGTGTTTCACTACTTATCTTTGCACGCCAGCCCTTTTTACGCGGCTAAGCATGATGGCCGCGTCTTGCCCCACGCCGACCACTACAGTGACTGCCTAGTTCGCCTGCCGTTCTATTACGAGCTTACGGATGCCAATCAGGAATTCATCAACCAGCTTATCCTGGACTTCTACCAGGGCTAG
- a CDS encoding DUF1919 domain-containing protein codes for MSILGRVRNKINEELYQRRRRREQQQLHNRDFTVISNDCWGAEVYKHFDLPFNTPFIGLMLMAPDFIELLRNPRYYLSQPLVFQEKSRYDMINELQKTHKHPFPVATLGDKVELQFLHYHSQEEAAAKWPRRVERINWDNLRVKFDGSKDFATPELVREFTKLPYQKLLLLEKPVAGVPEGVLVPDYTTNGMELFRRSLSHFDLLNWLQPKSA; via the coding sequence ATGTCCATTCTTGGCCGCGTCCGCAATAAGATTAATGAAGAGCTGTACCAGCGCCGCCGCCGCCGGGAGCAGCAGCAGTTGCACAACCGCGACTTTACCGTCATTTCCAATGACTGCTGGGGCGCCGAGGTTTATAAGCACTTCGACCTGCCCTTCAATACGCCCTTCATCGGCCTGATGCTGATGGCCCCCGACTTTATTGAGTTGCTGCGCAACCCGCGCTACTACTTGAGCCAGCCGCTGGTGTTTCAGGAAAAGTCGCGCTACGACATGATTAACGAGCTGCAAAAAACGCACAAGCATCCGTTTCCGGTGGCCACACTCGGCGACAAAGTCGAGCTTCAGTTTCTGCACTACCACTCCCAGGAAGAAGCCGCAGCGAAGTGGCCGCGCCGGGTGGAGCGCATCAACTGGGACAACCTGCGGGTGAAATTCGACGGCAGCAAAGACTTCGCCACGCCCGAGCTGGTGCGCGAATTCACCAAGCTGCCCTACCAAAAGCTACTGCTGCTGGAAAAGCCCGTGGCCGGCGTGCCCGAAGGCGTACTAGTGCCCGACTACACCACCAACGGGATGGAGCTGTTTCGCCGTTCTTTGTCTCACTTTGATCTGCTGAACTGGCTTCAGCCTAAGTCGGCCTAA
- a CDS encoding glycosyltransferase family 2 protein, which translates to MPKVSVCCITYNHEHFLRQALDSVLMQKTDFEVELVIGEDCSTDGTRAIVEEYQRRYPKQVKALLPAKNLGIMPNLLATFQACTGEYVAILEGDDYWTDPQKLALQVELLDSRPDIALCIHDAESFSDDSPKTQLYSEEFPDVLSAERPVMTQKDIVQKGWGIPTASMLFRRAALQPPAWFTGVYSGDYTMHLLITQHGDVYYIPRVMSRYRTHAGSISQISNRTKSVGFISKRIFELQQYQQMLPQYKDHYNGYLQYWYFERSLALRQGKEAVKGWLDYVRAITLSPELFRKWLFRTPAK; encoded by the coding sequence ATGCCTAAAGTAAGCGTCTGCTGTATTACCTACAACCACGAGCATTTTCTGCGCCAGGCTCTCGATTCGGTGCTGATGCAGAAAACCGACTTCGAAGTGGAGTTAGTTATCGGTGAGGATTGCTCGACGGACGGTACCCGCGCCATTGTGGAAGAATATCAGCGACGTTACCCCAAGCAGGTAAAGGCCCTACTGCCAGCTAAGAACCTAGGCATCATGCCCAATCTGCTGGCGACATTTCAGGCCTGCACCGGAGAATACGTGGCCATCCTGGAAGGCGACGACTACTGGACTGATCCGCAGAAGCTGGCCCTGCAGGTAGAGCTGCTGGACAGTCGCCCGGATATTGCGCTCTGCATTCACGATGCCGAGTCGTTCTCGGATGATAGCCCCAAAACCCAGCTCTACAGCGAGGAGTTTCCCGACGTGCTGTCGGCCGAGCGGCCGGTAATGACGCAGAAAGACATTGTGCAAAAAGGCTGGGGCATTCCTACGGCTTCCATGCTGTTTCGGCGGGCGGCCCTGCAGCCCCCGGCTTGGTTTACCGGCGTGTACAGCGGCGACTATACTATGCACCTGCTCATCACCCAACACGGCGACGTGTACTACATTCCGCGGGTAATGTCTCGCTACCGCACCCACGCGGGCAGCATTTCCCAGATTTCCAACCGCACTAAGAGCGTCGGCTTTATCAGCAAGCGTATTTTTGAATTGCAGCAATACCAGCAGATGCTGCCCCAGTACAAGGACCACTACAACGGCTACCTCCAGTACTGGTACTTTGAGCGAAGCCTGGCGTTGCGGCAAGGAAAGGAAGCAGTGAAAGGCTGGTTGGATTACGTGCGGGCTATTACGCTAAGTCCGGAGCTTTTTCGGAAGTGGCTGTTCCGTACGCCAGCCAAGTAA